CTGATCATGGTTCTGACGCCCGGAATCGTCGACTGGGGCGAGGTCTGGCCCTGGACCAAGGGTGCGTCCGTCATCGCGATGACCTGGTTCCACGAGTGGCTCAACGCGCGTCGCAAGGGCTTTCTAGCGGGGCAGAACCGGCTGACCGGGCGCCAGTACCGGATGATGAACGAGGTACCGACGCTGCTGATGGTGGTGATCGTGCTGTCGGTGATCGTGAAATTCTGATCCCCCTTTGACTCTGCCTGCCAGCGCGCTTATCTAGGGGTCAACGCGCCCGTCCGGGCATCCGTGTCTCCTGTTCACATATTCCGTTCTAGCGCCGCCACAGGGCGGCAGAGGGTCCGTATACGATGACGATCGAATCCCTGAATCTTGCCGATCTCAAGGCAAAGAGCCCCAAGGACCTGCTGTCCATGGCCGAGGAGCTGGAGATCGAAAACGCCTCGACCATG
The window above is part of the Ruegeria pomeroyi DSS-3 genome. Proteins encoded here:
- a CDS encoding CopD family protein, with protein sequence MTDLLFTLYPWVKSLHIMAVISWMAGLFYLPRLFVYHVEKAEKVQEAPAIFHEMEEKLVRVIMRPAMIVSWVCGLIMVLTPGIVDWGEVWPWTKGASVIAMTWFHEWLNARRKGFLAGQNRLTGRQYRMMNEVPTLLMVVIVLSVIVKF